Proteins from a single region of Xenopus laevis strain J_2021 chromosome 9_10S, Xenopus_laevis_v10.1, whole genome shotgun sequence:
- the LOC108702333 gene encoding taste receptor type 2 member 4 — MLPELRLIFAIALVISWTCGTILNSSILAVYLSAWKKGLDLGACNQIILTMACTNLLLQNILTFHLIFLIYRLYILFAKEIFLAAASFIFNFSISLSFWLTAWLTSYYCVRLVDFSNRFFFRLKTGISSVVTYWLLGTVVTLFIIQVPLIWKLEIRTYQNRTTIYNNVNKNFELMLCNAIFACFLPTSITSFCIGLSLMSLLRHVWRMKQNTSEFWNPQLKSHIKACRTMILLLTVNVIFFLAIFISSLKLEYTRQYISWFIMLSIPSGQAIILLFGNSRLATVWSKVLCFQKLGHMNDIGPTLE, encoded by the coding sequence ATGCTGCCAGAATTGCGCTTAATTTTTGCTATCGCTCTCGTCATATCATGGACATGTGGGACTATCCTAAACTCATCCATTTTAGCTGTGTATCTCAGTGCCTGGAAGAAAGGATTGGATCTTGGTGCATGCAATCAAATCATCCTCACCATGGCTTGCACCAATCTACTCTTGCagaatattttaacatttcatcTGATCTTCCTGATTTATCGGCTTTACATTCTGTTTGCCAAAGAAATATTTTTAGCTGCTGCctcctttatatttaatttttcaatttctCTCTCATTTTGGCTCACTGCCTGGCTCACCAGCTACTATTGTGTGCGACTGGTCGACTTCTCCAATAGATTCTTTTTTCGATTAAAGACAGGAATTTCCAGCGTGGTTACATACTGGCTTCTGGGAACAGTGGTGACTCTGTTCATTATTCAAGTGCCATTGATTTGGAAACTAGAAATAAGAACCTACCAAAATCGAACTACTATTTATAATAACGTGAACAAAAATTTTGAACTTATGTTGTGTAATGCCATATTCGCTTGCTTCCTTCCAACTAGTATAACTTCCTTCTGTATTGGACTCAGTCTGATGTCCCTTCTGAGACATGTTTGGAGGATGAAGCAGAATACTTCTGAGTTCTGGAATCCTCAGCTGAAGAGCCATATTAAAGCTTGCAGGACAATGATTCTACTTTTGACTGTAAACGTGATATTCTTTctggctatttttatttcttcgcTGAAGCTCGAATATACCAGGCAATACATATCCTGGTTTATTATGTTGTCAATTCCCTCAGGCCAAGCCATAATTCTCTTGTTTGGGAACTCCAGGTTAGCGACTGTCTGGTCAAAGGTCTTGTGTTTTCAGAAATTGGGTCATATGAATGATATTGGTCCTACTTTAGAATAA